Below is a window of Mycolicibacterium chitae DNA.
GCACGGTGTCCAGCGGGGTCGGCGCGTCGGCGATCACGGTCGTGTAGGTCCAGTGGGTAGCGCTGCCATCGGAGCCGACCTCGGCGGTCACCACGCTGATCCGCACCGTCACCTGATCGGCGGCCAGCCCGGCCTCCTCGTGCGCCTCGCGCACGGCGGCCTGCTCCGGGGTTTCGTGGCTGTCCCGGGCGCCGCCCGGCAGTCCCCAGGTGCCGCCCTGGTGGCTCCACGGCGCCCGGTGCTGCAGCAGCACCACGGCCGTGCCGTCGGTCCCGGGGGCCCGCAACAGCAGACCCGCCGCGCCGTGGCGGCCCCAGTAGTGGGCGCCATCCTCCGAAACCACCCAGCCGTCACCGTCGCCGCGCACGGGCACCAGGATAGGCGGAGCGCAATTGGAGTGCGTGCCCCGCTCCGTCGGCCCCGGCCCGACGCGCTGGGCGCGATCGCATCCCAACTTTCACAACGAGCTCTTAGAATCGCGGGAGAACACGAGTCGGGTCGCACGGGACGTCGCACAGAACATAGTCGGATTCGGACAGTAAAGGGGCCGCAGCGGTGACGGTGGAGCTGGCGCACCCGTCCACCGAGCCGCTCGCGTCCCGATCCCCCGACGAGCCGGCCCACCCCCGTTGGTGGTTCCTGTGGACCACCCCCGGCCGCATCCTGGCCCTCGGCGTCATCCTGGCCACCCTGGGGGTGTCCAGCGCGTTCGCGACGTCGACCACCATCGACCACCGTCAGCAGGCGCTGACCACGGTGCTCAACCACACCGAGCCGCTGTCGTTCGCGGCCGGCGAGCTGTACACCACGCTGTCGGTGGCCGACGCCGCGGCCGCCACCGCCTTCATCGCCGGTGCCGAACCCCGCCCGGTCCGGCAGCGCTACGAGCAGGCCATCACCAACGCCGCGGCGGCGCTGACCCGGGCGGCCAGCGGCCTGACGGACGAATCGATGCGCGAGCTGACCGCGCGGATCAACGCCAACCTCGCCGTCTACACCGGGGTGATCGAGACCGCCCGGACCAACAACCGGGCCGGCAACCCGGTGGGCTCGTCGTACCTGTCGGAGGCCTCGTCGCTGATGCAGGAGACCATCCTGCCCGACGCCCAGCGGCTGTATCAGGCGACCTCGTCGCAGGTGGACGAGGAGACGACGGCGTCGACCCGGATCCCGTCGCCGGTGATCCTGATCGTCACGGCCACCATCCTTTTCGGCGCGTTCGCGCACCGCTGGTTGGCGCGGCGCACCCGGCGGCGGGTCAACATCGGGCTGGTGGCGGGAGGGCTGGCGATCATGGTCATGGTCGTCTGGGTGGGCACCGCCCTGGTCATCTCCACCGCCGTGAGCCGCAGCGCGCAGAACACCGCGGCCACGTCGCTGAAGACCGTGACGAACCTGGCGATCACCGCGCAGCAGGCCCGCGCCGACGAGACGCTGTCGCTGATCCGCCGCGGCGACGAGGACGTCCGCAAGCAGTCCTACTACCAACGCATCGAAACCATGCAGCAAGAGCTCGCCGAGTACCTCGAGCGCGACGACTCGATCGACAAGTCGGCGCTGGCCGAGGCCGATCAGCTGCTGGCCAAGTGGCGCGCGGCCGACGAGCGGATCAACGCCTACATCTCGGTGGGCAACTATCAGGCCGCCACCCAGGTGGCGCTGGGCACCGGGCAGGACGACTCCACCCCGGCGTTCGACAAGCTCGAGGCCGCCCTGGCGGAAGGCATCCAGAAGAGCCGCGAGCGGTTGCGCGCCGACATCACCCGGGCCGGCCGCACCCTGTCGGGCGCCACGGTCGGCGCCGTGGTGCTCTCGCTGGGCGCCGCGATGGCCGTGGCGCTGGGGCTGTGGCCGCGGATGAGCGAGTACCGATGATCGCCGCACTGTCGATCACCGGACTGCGCCGCCTCGGCGCGGCCGCGACCGCGCTGGCGGTGGCCGTCGGCCTGGCGACGGGTTGCGCACAATACGACTCCGGCACCGCGGTGCCCGGGCTGACGCTGGCCCCGCCGACCCCGGCCGGGCTCGAGGAACTGGTCCCCGACCCGGTCGCGATCCCGGCCCCCGAGGAGCAGGCCGATTGCGACGCCACCGCGAGCCTGCGGCCGTTCCGCAACCGCGAGGAAGCCGAGGACGCCGTCGCCACCATCCGCAACCGCGGCCGGCTGATCGTCGGCCTGGACATCGGCAACAACCTGTTCTCCTTCCGCGACCCGATCACCGGCGCCATCACCGGGTTCGACGTCGACATCGCCGGGGAGGTGGCGCGCGACATCTTCGGCACCCCCACCCAGGTCGAGTACCGGATCCTGTCGTCGGCCGGGCGCATCGCCGCGCTGCGCAACAATCAGGTCGACATCGTCGTCAAGACCATGACCATCACCTGCGAGCGCCGCGAGCTGGTCGAGTTCTCCACGGTGTATCTGACTGCCTACCAACGGATCCTGGTGCCACGCGACTCGGCGATCACCCGCGCCTCGGACCTGTCCGGGAAGCGGGTCTGCGCGGTCGACGGCACCACCTCGCTCAAGCGGATCCGCGCGATCTCCCCCGCGCCGATCATCATCTCCGTGGTGACCTGGGCGGACTGCCTGGTCGCCATCCAACAGCGGCAGGTCGACGCGGTCAGCACCGACGACACCATCCTGGCCGGCCTGGCCGCCCAGGACCCGTTCCTGCACATCGTCGGCCCCAGCATGGCCCAGGAGCCCTACGGGATCGGCATCAACCAGGACAACACCGGGCTGGTGCGGTTCGTCAACGGCACCCTGGAACGGATCCGCCGCGACGGCACCTGGAACACCCTGTACCGGCGCTGGCTCACCGTGCTGGGCCCGGCGCCGGCGCCCCCCACCCCGCGGTACCGAGACTAGGGGCGCCATGGCAGAACTCGACGAGAACACGGGCCACGAGAACACCGGCCACGGTGCCACCGACCACGACGACGGGGGCCCCAGCACCCAGCCGGCCGACATGACGCTGGACTCCGCGTCGACCATGCGACCGATGGCCACCCAGGCCATCTTCCGGCCCAACTTCGACGACGACGAGGACGACCTGTACGGCTCCTCGACGGGCACCGAACCGCACGACGTCACCCTGGCCACCCGGGCCATCGCGCCGGCGCGGCGCCTCGGCGGTGGCCTGGTCGAGATCCCGCGGGTCCCCGAGATCGACCCGCTGCGCGCACTGATGACCAATCCGGTGGTCGCGGAGAACAAGCGGTTCTGCTGGAACTGCGGCAAGCCGGTGGGCCGTTCCACCCCGGAGGGCAAGGCGCTCTCGGAGGGCTGGTGCCCGTACTGCGGCAGCGCCTACTCGTTCCTGCCGCAACTGGGCCCCGGCGACATGGTGGCCGACCAGTACGAGATCAAGGGCTGCATCGCGCACGGCGGCCTGGGCTGGGTGTATCTGGCCGTCGACCACAATGTCAACGAAAGACCCGTGGTGCTCAAGGGTTTGGTGCATTCCGGGGATGCCGAGGCCCAGGCCATCGCGATGGCCGAGCGGCAGTTCCTCGCCGAGGTCGTGCACCCGTCGATCGTGAAGATCTTCAACTTCGTCGAGCACCCGGACAGCCACGGCGATCCGGTGGGCTACATCGTGATGGAGTACGTCGGCGGCACCTCGCTCAAGCAGGGCCGCGAGGACCGGCTGCCGGTGGCCCAGGCGATCGCCTACATGCTCGAGATCCTGCCCGCGCTGGGCTATCTGCACTCGATCGGGCTGTGCTACAACGATCTCAAGCCCGAGAACATCATGCTCACCGAGGAACAGCTCAAGCTGATCGACCTCGGCGCGGTCTCGCGGATCAACTCGTTCGGATACCTGTATGGCACACCGGGTTACCAGGCCCCGGAGATCGTGCGGACCGGCCCGACGATCGCCACCGACATCTACACCGTGGGGCGCACGCTGGCCGCGCTCACACTGCGGCTGCACACCAAGAACGGCCGCTACGTCGACGGGTTGCCCGCCGACGACCCGGTGCTCGACGAGTACGACAGCTTCGAGCGGGTGCTGCGCCGGGCCATCGACCCCGACCCGCGGCGGCGGTTCGCCACAGCCGACGAGATGTCCGGGCAGCTGCTCGGCGTGCTGCGCGAGGTCGTGGCCTCCGACACCGGGGTGCCGCGCCCCGGGCTCTCGACGGTGTTCAGCCGGTCGCGCTCGACGTTCGGGGTGGACCTGCTGGTCTCGCACACCGACGTCTACCTGGACGGAAAACCGCACTCGGAGAAGCTGACCGCCGCCGAGATCGTGACCGCGCTGCCGGTCCCGCTGGTGGACCGCTCCGACGTGGCCGCCACCGTGCTGTCGGCCAACGTGCTCTCGCAGCCCGTGCAGACCCTGGACTCGCTGCGCGCCGCACGCCACGGCGCGCTGGACTCGGAGGGCATCGACCTCAGCGAGTCCATCGAGTTGCCGCTGATGGAAATCCGCGCGCTGCTGGACCTCGGCGACGTCGCCAAGGCCACCCGCAAGCTCGAGGATCTGGCCGAGCGGGTGGGCTGGCAGTGGCGGCTGGTGTGGTTCCGCGCGGTATCGGAGCTGTTGACCGCCGACTACGACTCGGCGACAAAGCATTTCACCGAGGTGCTCGACCTGCTGCCGGGTGAGCTGGCCCCCAAGCTCGCGCTGGCCGCGACCGCCGAGCTGTCCGGCAGCACCACCGATCAGGACTTCTACCGCACCGTGTGGCGCACCGACGACGGCGTCATCGCGGCCGGATTCGGTTTGGCCCGTGCGCAATCGGTGGCCGGCGAGCGCGACGCCGCGATCAAGACCCTGGACCAGGTGCCCGCGGCGTCGCGGCACTTCACCACCGCCCGGCTCACCAGCGCGGTGACGCTGCTGTCGGGCCGGTCCATCAGCGAGGTCACCGAGCAGCAGATCCGCGACGCCGCGCGCCGCGTCGAGGCGCTGCCGGAGACCGAACCGCGGGTGCTGCAGATCCGGGCGCTGGTGCTGGGCACCGCGCTGGACTGGATCGTCGACCACGAGGCCGGCACCAACCACATCCTGGGCTTCCCGTTCACGCTGCACGGCCTGCAACTCGGCGTGGAATCCTCGCTGCGGGCCCTGGCCCGGCAGGCACCGAGCCGCGCGCACCGCTACGCGCTGGTGGACATGGCCAACACGGTGCGGCCCACCAGCACGTTCTAGCCCAGCACAGCCACGCAGGCCCGCGCGATCGCGAGTTCCTCGTCGGTGGGGATGACCAGCACCGTGGTCGGCGAGTTGTCCGCGGAGATCACCCGCGCGCCCCGCGACGGGCTCTCGTTGAGGTGCTCGTCGATCTCCACCCCCAGCGGGGCCAGGCCGGTCAGCGCGTCGCGGCGCACCTTGGCGTCGTTCTCCCCGACACCGGCGGTGAACGTGATGACGTGGGTGTCGCCCAGGACCGCCAGGTAGGCGCCGATGT
It encodes the following:
- a CDS encoding serine/threonine-protein kinase PknG — encoded protein: MTLDSASTMRPMATQAIFRPNFDDDEDDLYGSSTGTEPHDVTLATRAIAPARRLGGGLVEIPRVPEIDPLRALMTNPVVAENKRFCWNCGKPVGRSTPEGKALSEGWCPYCGSAYSFLPQLGPGDMVADQYEIKGCIAHGGLGWVYLAVDHNVNERPVVLKGLVHSGDAEAQAIAMAERQFLAEVVHPSIVKIFNFVEHPDSHGDPVGYIVMEYVGGTSLKQGREDRLPVAQAIAYMLEILPALGYLHSIGLCYNDLKPENIMLTEEQLKLIDLGAVSRINSFGYLYGTPGYQAPEIVRTGPTIATDIYTVGRTLAALTLRLHTKNGRYVDGLPADDPVLDEYDSFERVLRRAIDPDPRRRFATADEMSGQLLGVLREVVASDTGVPRPGLSTVFSRSRSTFGVDLLVSHTDVYLDGKPHSEKLTAAEIVTALPVPLVDRSDVAATVLSANVLSQPVQTLDSLRAARHGALDSEGIDLSESIELPLMEIRALLDLGDVAKATRKLEDLAERVGWQWRLVWFRAVSELLTADYDSATKHFTEVLDLLPGELAPKLALAATAELSGSTTDQDFYRTVWRTDDGVIAAGFGLARAQSVAGERDAAIKTLDQVPAASRHFTTARLTSAVTLLSGRSISEVTEQQIRDAARRVEALPETEPRVLQIRALVLGTALDWIVDHEAGTNHILGFPFTLHGLQLGVESSLRALARQAPSRAHRYALVDMANTVRPTSTF
- the glnX gene encoding protein kinase G-activating protein GlnX, with the protein product MTVELAHPSTEPLASRSPDEPAHPRWWFLWTTPGRILALGVILATLGVSSAFATSTTIDHRQQALTTVLNHTEPLSFAAGELYTTLSVADAAAATAFIAGAEPRPVRQRYEQAITNAAAALTRAASGLTDESMRELTARINANLAVYTGVIETARTNNRAGNPVGSSYLSEASSLMQETILPDAQRLYQATSSQVDEETTASTRIPSPVILIVTATILFGAFAHRWLARRTRRRVNIGLVAGGLAIMVMVVWVGTALVISTAVSRSAQNTAATSLKTVTNLAITAQQARADETLSLIRRGDEDVRKQSYYQRIETMQQELAEYLERDDSIDKSALAEADQLLAKWRAADERINAYISVGNYQAATQVALGTGQDDSTPAFDKLEAALAEGIQKSRERLRADITRAGRTLSGATVGAVVLSLGAAMAVALGLWPRMSEYR
- a CDS encoding NUDIX hydrolase codes for the protein MRGDGDGWVVSEDGAHYWGRHGAAGLLLRAPGTDGTAVVLLQHRAPWSHQGGTWGLPGGARDSHETPEQAAVREAHEEAGLAADQVTVRISVVTAEVGSDGSATHWTYTTVIADAPTPLDTVPNRESSELRWVPEDEVVALPLHPGFAASWPRLREVTATIPVFR
- a CDS encoding glutamate ABC transporter substrate-binding protein, coding for MIAALSITGLRRLGAAATALAVAVGLATGCAQYDSGTAVPGLTLAPPTPAGLEELVPDPVAIPAPEEQADCDATASLRPFRNREEAEDAVATIRNRGRLIVGLDIGNNLFSFRDPITGAITGFDVDIAGEVARDIFGTPTQVEYRILSSAGRIAALRNNQVDIVVKTMTITCERRELVEFSTVYLTAYQRILVPRDSAITRASDLSGKRVCAVDGTTSLKRIRAISPAPIIISVVTWADCLVAIQQRQVDAVSTDDTILAGLAAQDPFLHIVGPSMAQEPYGIGINQDNTGLVRFVNGTLERIRRDGTWNTLYRRWLTVLGPAPAPPTPRYRD